One Scomber scombrus chromosome 1, fScoSco1.1, whole genome shotgun sequence DNA segment encodes these proteins:
- the LOC133981279 gene encoding tripartite motif-containing protein 16-like: protein MAQNDQLDRDSISCSICLDLLKDPVTIPCGHSYCMSCIKGFWNGEDQRKIYSCPQCRQTFRPRPVLKKNTMLAALVEQLKKTGLQAAPADHCYAGPEDVDCDVCTGRKLKAFKSCLQCLISYCENHLQPHYTVGQFKKHKLVEPSKKLQENICSRHDKVMEIFCRTDKKSICYLCTMDEHRGHDTVSAAAERTERQRELEVSRLNIQQRIQHREKDVKLLQQEVEAVSRSTDKAVEDSEKIFTQLIRLLKKRSTDVKQQIRSQQETEVSGVKELQEKLQQEITELKRKDAELKQLSHTEDHNQFLHNYPSVSQLSEATDSSSINIRPLRYFEDVTAAVSELRDKLQDILRDKWTNISLAVTEVKVLLPQPEPKTRAEFLQYSRVITLDPKTVNTWLLLSEGNRKVEYTYPLQSYSSHTDRFTDCWQVLSRESLTGRCYWEVEWSGVRVDVAVAYKNISRGGNESLFGCNDKSWSLRCYTNSYVFCFNNIQTLVSGPRSSRVGVYLDHRAGILSFYSVSETMTLLHRVQTTFTQPLYAGLYVVGTAELFKLK from the coding sequence atggcgcagaacGATCAGCTGGACCGAGACTCAATCAGCTGttccatctgtctggatctactgaaggatccggtgactattccctgtggacacagctactgtatgagctgtattaaaggattctggaatggagaggatcagaggaagatctacagctgccctcagtgcagacagaccttCAGACCGAgacctgtcctgaagaaaaacaccatgttagcagctttagtggagcagctgaagaagactggactccaagctgctcctgctgatcactgctatgctggacctgaagatgtggactgtgatgtctgcactgggaggaagctgaaagccttcaagtcctgtctgcagtgtctgatctcttactgtgagaatcacctccagcctcatTACACTGTTGGTCAAtttaagaaacacaagctggtggagccctccaagaagctccaggagaacatctgctctcgtcatgataaAGTGATGGagatattctgccgtacagataagaagagtatctgttatctgtgcactatggaTGAACATagaggccacgacacagtctcagctgcagcagaaaggactgagaggcagagagagctcgaggtgagtcgactaaacatccagcagagaatccagcacagagagaaagatgtgaagctgcttcaacaggaggtggaggccgtcagtcgctctactgataaagcagtggaggacagtgagaagatcttcactcagctgatccgtctcctcaaGAAAAGAAGcactgatgtgaagcagcagatcagatcccagcaggaaactgaagtgagtggagtcaaagagcttcaggagaagctgcagcaggagatcactgagctgaagaggaaagacgctgaactgaagcagctctcacacacagaggatcacaaccagtttctacacaactacccctcagtgtcacaactcagtgaagctacagactcatccagcatcaatatccgtcctctgagatactttgaggatgtgacagcagctgtgtcagagctcagagataaactacaggacatcctgagggacaaatggacaaacatctcactggcaGTGACTGAAGTGAAGGTTTTACTGCCACAACcagagcccaagaccagagctgagttcttacAATATTCACGTgtaatcactctggatccaaagaCAGTAAACACATggctgttattatctgaggggaacagaaaagtagaatatACATATCCACTACAGTCTTATTcaagtcacacagacagattcactgattGTTggcaggtcctgagtagagagagtctgactggacgttgttactgggaggtggagtggagcgGAGTAAGAGTTGatgtagcagtcgcatacaagaatatcagcagaggaggaaatgaaTCTCTATTTGGAtgtaatgacaaatcttggtctttacGTTGTTACACTAACAGTTATGTATTTTGCTTCAACAACATTCAAACTCTCGTCTCAGGTCCTcgttcctccagagtcggagtgtacctggatcacagagcaggtattctgtccttctacagcgtctctgaaaccatgactctcctccacagagtccagaccacattcactcagcctctctatgctggactttatGTTGTAGGCACAGCTGAGTTGTTTAAACtaaaatag
- the LOC133982776 gene encoding tripartite motif-containing protein 16-like, translated as MAQNDQLDRETFSCVICLDLMKDPVGLSCGHNYCMSCIKSHWDGEDQRRIYSCPQCRQTFTPRPVLKKNTMLAALVEQLKKAGLQAAAADHFYAGPEDVACDVCTGRKLKAFKSCLQCLISYCENHLQPHYTVGQFKKHKLVEPSKKLQENICSRHDKVMEIFCRTDKKSICYLCTMEDHKGHDTVSAAAERTERQRELEVSRLNIQQRIQHREKDVKLLQQEVEAVSRFADKAVEDSEKIFTQLICLLQKRSTDVKQQIRSQQETEVSGVKELQEKLQQEITELKRKDAELKQLSHTEDHNQFLHNYPSVSQLRAPTDSSSINISPLRYFEDVTAAVSELRDKLQDILRDKWTNISLTETEVDVLLSEPEPEPKTRAEFLKYSREITLNPNTAHTQLLLSDGNKKVEYTSQQSYSSHTDRFTNHWQVLSRQSLTGRCYWEVEWSRRGIYVAVAYKNISRAGSESGFGFNDKSWSLYCSTNSYVFCFNNIRTPVSGPDSSRVGVYLDHRAGILSFYRVSETMTLLHRVQTTFTQPLYAGLNVGGTAELC; from the coding sequence atggcgcagaacgatcagctggaccgagaaaCTTTCTCTTGTgtgatctgtctggatctaaTGAAGGATCCGGTGGGTCTTTCCTGTGGACACaactactgtatgagctgtattaaatcacactgggatggagaggatcagaggaggatctacagctgccctcagtgcagacagaccttcacaccgaggcctgtcctgaagaaaaacaccatgttagcagctttagtggagcagctgaagaaggctggactccaagctgctgctgctgatcacttctatgctggacctgaagatgtggcctgtgatgtctgcactgggaggaagctgaaagccttcaagtcctgtctgcagtgtctgatctcttactgtgagaatcacctccagcctcatTACACTGTTGGTCAAtttaagaaacacaagctggtggagccctccaagaagctccaggagaacatctgctctcgtcatgataaAGTGATGGagatattctgccgtacagataagaagagtatctgttatctgtgcactatggaggatcataaaggccacgacacagtctcagctgcagcagaaaggactgagaggcagagagagctcgaggtgagtcgactaaacatccagcagagaatccagcacagagagaaagatgtgaagctgcttcaacaggaggtggaggccgtcagtcgctttgctgataaagcagtggaggacagtgagaagatcttcactcagctgatctgtctcctccagaaaagaagcactgatgtgaagcagcagatcagatcccagcaggaaactgaagtgagtggagtcaaagagcttcaggagaagctgcagcaggagatcactgagctgaagaggaaagatgctgaactgaagcagctctcacacacagaggatcacaaccagtttctacacaactacccctcagtgtcacaactcagagcacctacagactcatccagcatcaatatcagtcctctgagatactttgaggatgtgacagcagctgtgtcagagctcagagataaactacaggacatcctgagggacaaatggacaaacatctcactgacagagACTGAAGTGGatgttttactgtcagaaccagaaccagagcccaagaccagagctgagttcttaaaatattcacgtgaaatcactctgaatccaaacacagcacacacacagctgttattatctgatggGAACAAAAAAGTAGAATATACAAGtcaacagtcttattctagtcacacagacagattcactaaTCATTGGCAGGTCCTGAGTAGacagagtctgactggacgttgttactgggaggtggagtggagcagAAGAGGAATTTatgtagcagtcgcatacaagaatatcagcagagcaggaagtgaATCTGGATTTGGAtttaatgacaaatcttggtctttatATTGTTCCACTAACAGTTATGTATTTTGCTTCAACAACATTAGaactcccgtctcaggtcctgattcctccagagtcggagtgtacctggatcacagagcaggtattctgtccttctacagagtctctgaaaccatgactctcctccacagagtccagaccacattcactcagcctctctatgctggacttaaTGTTGGAggcacagctgagttgtgttaa